The Brachyhypopomus gauderio isolate BG-103 chromosome 7, BGAUD_0.2, whole genome shotgun sequence genome has a window encoding:
- the LOC143518408 gene encoding uncharacterized protein LOC143518408 translates to MWAFFRKAGGSMSGEATPYKPSHWPQENVLSTELRRHGNRAAAKRLAKACQGAVPATRSAAERSKIWTSYKGWGAKKNKLAIAIMALEYDRMVEEVDKMTQLVQKLQVKARPQEDEVASLRNQLQNQVQHNKQLKGDLQEAQIIQQQTKAEMRSKDDEVERLRQEVASLRNQFQNQVHQNKELKSDMEVVLSNQQRIEDASIKLFTNIELLNSLPDLEKNNYNYDFWKKIREFCIMGVNAKQIFRLVQAKWPKNEMQTLMDLRASDMYLANNSSTSNGEALLQIFRWSVTSALGSGKKRYHVYKNRSQKEGESFESYSKEKFKLYCAYGDEEPDINDKEFIDDLLENAHKKYRDLRLNPITTHDALMSSVAHKDRLLACNWTNRCKNCENYGHDWESCRRPGGGDEVPPGVCYTCGMSGHLARNCWHYQDD, encoded by the exons ATGTGGGCATTTTTCAGAAAAGCGG GCGGCAGCATGTCTGGTGAGGCCACTCCCTACAAGCCCAGCCACTGGCCGCAGGAGAATGTTCTCAGCACGGAACTGAGGAGACACGGCAACAGAGCCGCCGCCAAGCGATTGGCCAAAGCGTGCCAGGGGGCGGTCCCTGCCACTAGGAGTGCGGCTGAACGCAGCAAGATATGGACGTCGTACAAGGGGTGGGGTGCGAAAAAAAACAAGCTGGCCATCGCCATCATGGCGCTGGAGTACGACCggatggtggaggaggtggacaaGATGACACAGCTGGTCCAGAAGCTCCAGGTGAAGGCAAGGCCTCAGGAGGATGAGGTGGCCTCGCTCAGAAACCAACTCCAGAACCAGGTACAGCACAACAAGCAGCTGAAAGGCGACCTCCAAGAGGCTCAAATAATCCAGCAACAGACCAAAGCGGAGATGCGGTCTAAAGATGATGAGGTGGAGAGACTACGACAGGAGGTGGCCTCGCTCAGGAACCAATTCCAGAACCAGGTACACCAGAACAAGGAGCTGAAAAGCGACATGGAAGTGGTTCTATCCAACCAGCAACGGATCGAGGATGCATCTATAAAACTCTTTACAAATATAGAGCTCCTGAATAGCCTCCCTGACCTCGAGAAAAACAACTACAACTATGACTTCTGGAAGAAGATAAGGGAGTTCTGCATCATGGGGGTCAATGCGAAGCAGATTTTTCGTTTAGTCCAGGCAAAATGGCCCAAAAATGAAATGCAGACACTGATGGATTTGAGAGCGAGTGACATGTATCTGGCCAACAACTCCAGCACTAGCAACGGTGAGGCTCTTCTGCAGATCTTCCGATGGAGTGTGACCAGTGCTTTGGGATCAGGCAAGAAACGCTACCATGTGTACAAGAACCGGAGTCAAAAGGAGGGCGAGTCCTTCGAGAGCTACAGCAAGGAGAAGTTCAAGCTGTACTGTGCTTATGGAGACGAGGAACCCGACATAAACGACAAAGAGTTTATCGATGACTTGCTGGAAAATGCGCACAAGAAATACCGGGATCTTCGGCTCAATCCGATCACGACCCACGACGCCTTGATGAGCAGCGTCGCCCACAAGGACAGACTGCTCGCATGCAACTGGACGAACAGGTGCAAGAACTGCGAAAACTACGGCCACGACTGGGAGAGCTGTCGGAGGCCGGGCGGAGGTGACGAGGTGCCCCCTGGTGTCTGCTACACCTGTGGCATGTCTGGTCACCTGGCCAGGAACTGCTGGCACTATCAGGATGACTAA